AACCAGTACGTGATCGAGGAGCTGATCGACTGGGCGAAGGTCCCGGCCGACCCGATCTTCCAGCTCACCTTCCCGCAGCGCGGCATGCTCGCGCCCGAGCACTACGAGCGCATCGCCGGGCTGATCCGCGCCGACGTGCCCAAGGACGAGCTCGAGCGCGCGATCGACGAGGTCCGCCATGCCCTCAACCCGCATCCGGCCGACCAGATGGAGATGAACATGCCGCGCGACGAGCACGGCCGACGCCTCGACGGCATGCAGCACAAGTACCGCGAGACGGTGCTGTTCTTCCCCAGCCAGGGCCAGACCTGCCACAGCTACTGCACCTTCTGCTTCCGCTGGGCGCAGTTCGTGGGCGACAAGGAACTGCGCATCGCCTCGTCCGAGGCGCGCGAGCTGCACGACTACCTGCGCAAGCACACCGAGGTCACCGACCTGCTGGTCACCGGCGGCGATCCGATGGTGATGAAGACGCGCCACCTGCGCGACTACCTCGAGCCGCTGCTGCAGCCCGAGTTCGACCACATCCAGACCATCCGCATCGGCTCCAAGGCGCTGACCTTCTGGCCGCACCGCTTCCTCGGTGCGGAGGATGCCGACGACCTGATCCGCCTCCTCACCCAGCTGGTCGAGGCCGGCAAGCACGTCGCGCTGATGGCGCACTACAACCACTGGAAGGAACTCGACACCGAGGCCGCGCAGGCGGCGATCCGCCGCATCCGCAGCACCGGCGTGGTGATCCGCGCCCAGGGTCCGCTGATCGCGCACATCAACGACGACCCGGCAGTGTGGGCCAAGTTGTGGAAGCTGGAGGTCAAGCTCGGCCTGGTGCCGTACTACATGTTCGTCGAACGCGACACCGGCGCGCGCAACTACTTCGAGGTGCCGCTGGTGCGCGCCTGGGAGATCTACCAGCAGGCGATCCAGCAGGTCTCGGGCCTCGCCCGCACCGCGCGCGGCCCGAGCATGAGCGCCAGCCCGGGCAAGGTGGAGATCCAGGGCATCACCGAGATCGCCGGCGAGAAGGTGTTCGTGCTGCGCTTCATCCAGGGCCGCAACCCCGACTGGGTGCAGCGCCCGTTCTTCGCCAGGTACGACGACCAGGCGACCTGGCTCGACCAGCTCGTTCCCGCCTTCGGCGAGGAGAAGTGGTTCTGGCAGGACGAATACGACGCCATCCGCGAGGATCGCCTGGCCGCCGCCTGAAGCGGGGGCACGCGCACCGAGCAGGGGCCCGCCGATGCGGGCCCCTCTGCTTTTCGGCCTGCTATGATCGAATCATCGATTTGCGCTTGGAGCAGCGGTCATGGATTTCCGCAACGGCAGGGAAAGTCGCAATGTCGAGGATCGACGCGGGCAAGGCGGGCGAAGGCTGGGGGGCGGTGGCAAGATCGGCATCGGCACCATCGTGCTGGCGCTGATCGCGATGTATTTCGGCATCGATCCGAGCGTGGTGCTCAACACCTCCGAGGTCATGGCGCCGCCGGCGGTCGAGTCCACCCGGCCCGGCCAGCCGCGTCCGGCGGCCGAGGACGATATGGCGCGCTTCGTGGCGATGGTGCTGGCCGACACCGAGGACACCTGGGGGCCGATCTTCAAGGCCGGCGGCGCGCAATACCGGGAGCCGGCGATGGTGCTCTACACCGGCGCCACCCGCAGCGCCTGCGGGGTCGGCCAGGCGGCGATGGGCCCGTTCTACTGCCCGGCCGACGGCAAGGTCTATCTCGACCTGTCCTTCTTCGACGAGCTCGGCAGCCGCTTCGGCGCGCCGGGGGATTTCGCCCAGGCCTACGTGATCGCACACGAGGTCGGGCACCACGTGCAGAACCTGCTCGGCATCTCCGACAAGGTGCAGCAGGCGCGCCAGCGCGTGTCCGAGCGTGAGGCCAACCTGCTGTCGGTGCGGCTCGAACTGCAGGCCGACTGTCTGGCCGGGGTGTGGGCGCATCACGCCCATCGTTCGCGTCAGGTGCTGGAGGCCGGAGACGTGGAGGAAGGCCTGGCGGCCGCGAGCGCGGTCGGCGACGACCGCATGCAGAAGCAGGCCCAGGGCTACGCGGTGCCGGACAGCTTCACCCACGGCAGCGCGGCGCAGCGCGTGCGCTGGTTCCGCAACGGCCTGCAGAGCGGGGAACTGCGCAGCTGCGACACGTTCTCGGTCGCCGCGCTCTGAGCGCGGATCCGGAGACGGAAACGAAGGAGGGCAGGCCCGCAAGGACCTGCCCTCCTCACGTCGGGCGCGTGTCTCAGTTGCCGGCGAGGCGGGTGAAGGCGTCGACCACTTCCTTCGGGGCCTGCACCAGCTCGACCAGCACGCCTTCGCCACCGATCGGGAACTCGTCGTTGCCCTTGGGGTGCAGGAAGGTGATGTCGAAGCCGGCCGCGCCGCGGCGGATGCCGCCCGGGGCGAAGCGCACGCCGTTGGCGCTGAGCCATTCCACCGCCTTGGGCAGGTCGTCCACCCACAGGCCGACGTGGTTGAGCGGGGTGGTGTGCACCGCCGGCTTCTTCTCGGGGTCGAGGGGCTGCATCAGGTCCACCTCGACCTTGAACGGGCCGCTGCCCATGGCGCAGATGTCCTCGTCCACGTTCTCGCGTTCGGAGACGAAATTGCCGGTGACTTCGAGGCCGAGCATGTCGACCCACAGGGTCTTGAGCTTTTCCTTGCTCGGGCCGCCGATGGCGATCTGCTGGATGCCGAGGATCTTGAACGGGCGTTGGGACATGGCAGCTTCCTGGTTGGCTGAAGTTAAGAATGCATAATTATAGCCAGCGAGGCGGCAGAAGTGCGCGGCACGCGCGCACCGTATGTCGTCCCGCAGCCCGTCACTTCCATTCGACCTGGGCCGAGAACAGGTAGCCCGCGCCGTACACCGTCTTGATCAGGCGCGGATTGTGCGGATCGTCGTCGAGCTTGCGGCGCAGGCGCGAGATGCGCACGTCGATGCTGCGGTCGAAGGGATCGACGTCGCGCTCGCCGAGCAGCTGCTCGCGCGACAGGATCTTGTTCGGCCGGCGCAGCAGGGTGGAGAGCAGCCCGGCCTCGGCCGCCGACAGCGAGATCTCGCGCCCGTCGGGCGCGGTCAGGGCGTGGCGGCTGACGTCGAACGTCCAGCCGGCGAAGCGCGCGCTGTTGCGTTCGCTTGCCGCCTCGGCTGCGGGCGCACGCTGGTAGCGGCGCAGGATCGAGCGCACCCGCGCGACCAGCTCGCGCGGCTCGAAGGGCTTGACGATGTAATCGTCCGCGCCGAGCTCGAG
This genomic stretch from Thauera sp. GDN1 harbors:
- a CDS encoding lysine 2,3-aminomutase, which codes for MSAQVHALKALNTHVEAPEDGAGLFAPVPFKVHTQRDLDRIPQLARLSPEQRFEMKVVSSVLPFRVNQYVIEELIDWAKVPADPIFQLTFPQRGMLAPEHYERIAGLIRADVPKDELERAIDEVRHALNPHPADQMEMNMPRDEHGRRLDGMQHKYRETVLFFPSQGQTCHSYCTFCFRWAQFVGDKELRIASSEARELHDYLRKHTEVTDLLVTGGDPMVMKTRHLRDYLEPLLQPEFDHIQTIRIGSKALTFWPHRFLGAEDADDLIRLLTQLVEAGKHVALMAHYNHWKELDTEAAQAAIRRIRSTGVVIRAQGPLIAHINDDPAVWAKLWKLEVKLGLVPYYMFVERDTGARNYFEVPLVRAWEIYQQAIQQVSGLARTARGPSMSASPGKVEIQGITEIAGEKVFVLRFIQGRNPDWVQRPFFARYDDQATWLDQLVPAFGEEKWFWQDEYDAIREDRLAAA
- a CDS encoding neutral zinc metallopeptidase → MDFRNGRESRNVEDRRGQGGRRLGGGGKIGIGTIVLALIAMYFGIDPSVVLNTSEVMAPPAVESTRPGQPRPAAEDDMARFVAMVLADTEDTWGPIFKAGGAQYREPAMVLYTGATRSACGVGQAAMGPFYCPADGKVYLDLSFFDELGSRFGAPGDFAQAYVIAHEVGHHVQNLLGISDKVQQARQRVSEREANLLSVRLELQADCLAGVWAHHAHRSRQVLEAGDVEEGLAAASAVGDDRMQKQAQGYAVPDSFTHGSAAQRVRWFRNGLQSGELRSCDTFSVAAL
- a CDS encoding VOC family protein; the protein is MSQRPFKILGIQQIAIGGPSKEKLKTLWVDMLGLEVTGNFVSERENVDEDICAMGSGPFKVEVDLMQPLDPEKKPAVHTTPLNHVGLWVDDLPKAVEWLSANGVRFAPGGIRRGAAGFDITFLHPKGNDEFPIGGEGVLVELVQAPKEVVDAFTRLAGN
- a CDS encoding response regulator transcription factor, with translation MPLSPSEMSQPILYVLEDDAEIARLICMSLGEYGFRCEHVGTGRQLLARARQSPPDLCIVDLGLPDMDGMQVVRELQDGSPCAVLILTGRNDVTDRVLGLELGADDYIVKPFEPRELVARVRSILRRYQRAPAAEAASERNSARFAGWTFDVSRHALTAPDGREISLSAAEAGLLSTLLRRPNKILSREQLLGERDVDPFDRSIDVRISRLRRKLDDDPHNPRLIKTVYGAGYLFSAQVEWK